In a single window of the Caulobacter soli genome:
- a CDS encoding precorrin-2 dehydrogenase/sirohydrochlorin ferrochelatase family protein has translation MDSFPAYFPLAGRKVVIAGSGEAADNKARLFDGSPATLVRVDGHAAFLPGTYAGAVLAFVAGDDEVFLQAAASAARAARVLVNVVDKPTMSDFNTPAVIDRGEVVAAVGTGGASPTLATKLRNDIEAQVPEGSGRVAALLRKFQDEVRGALPALHERRAFLRDAVAGEAAQAAMAGDMDKAGQLFRQALAKGVGREGKVRFIAGKGPSDLLTLRALRALGAADVLVADEGADAEVVTMARRDVHRLDPAEVGAERLIELAREGKQIVRLVVAPVDPAVVQALAAASVAVEVI, from the coding sequence TTGGATTCCTTCCCCGCCTACTTCCCGCTCGCCGGCCGCAAGGTCGTGATCGCCGGCAGCGGCGAAGCCGCCGACAACAAGGCCCGGCTGTTCGACGGTTCGCCGGCCACCCTGGTGCGGGTCGACGGCCACGCCGCCTTCCTGCCGGGGACCTATGCCGGCGCCGTGCTGGCCTTCGTGGCCGGCGACGACGAGGTGTTCCTGCAGGCCGCCGCCAGCGCCGCGCGCGCGGCGCGGGTGCTGGTCAATGTCGTCGACAAGCCAACGATGAGCGACTTCAACACCCCCGCCGTGATCGACCGCGGCGAGGTGGTGGCGGCCGTCGGCACGGGCGGCGCCTCGCCGACCCTGGCCACCAAGCTGCGCAACGACATCGAGGCCCAGGTGCCGGAGGGCTCGGGCCGGGTGGCGGCGCTGCTGCGCAAGTTCCAGGACGAGGTGCGCGGCGCCCTGCCCGCCCTGCACGAGCGCCGGGCCTTCCTGCGCGACGCCGTGGCCGGCGAGGCCGCCCAGGCGGCCATGGCCGGCGACATGGACAAGGCCGGCCAGCTGTTCCGCCAGGCCCTGGCCAAGGGCGTGGGCCGCGAGGGCAAGGTGCGGTTCATCGCCGGCAAAGGGCCTTCGGACCTGCTGACGCTGCGCGCTCTCCGGGCGCTGGGCGCCGCCGACGTGTTGGTCGCCGACGAGGGCGCCGATGCGGAGGTCGTCACCATGGCCCGCCGTGACGTCCATCGGCTGGACCCGGCCGAGGTCGGGGCCGAGCGTCTGATCGAATTGGCCCGCGAGGGAAAGCAGATCGTCCGGCTGGTGGTGGCCCCGGTCGATCCGGCGGTGGTTCAGGCGCTCGCGGCGGCTTCGGTGGCGGTCGAGGTGATCTGA
- a CDS encoding (2Fe-2S)-binding protein: protein MTSTLDINGKTVAVKAAPETPLLWVLRDELGLTGTKFGCGMAQCGACTVHVNGDPVRSCVTPIAALEGAKIATIESLGGTHPLQQAWVRHDVPQCGYCQSGQIMSAAALLAQTKAPSDEDIDNAMSGNICRCGTYQRIRAAIKDAAGLAAAPVVAAPPAQPVASNDVDDEIAAASGSTSRGVGQ, encoded by the coding sequence ATGACGTCGACGTTGGACATCAACGGCAAGACGGTCGCCGTGAAGGCCGCCCCCGAGACGCCCCTGCTATGGGTCCTGCGCGACGAACTGGGCCTGACGGGCACCAAGTTCGGCTGCGGCATGGCCCAGTGCGGGGCCTGCACGGTCCACGTCAACGGCGATCCCGTGCGCTCGTGCGTGACCCCGATCGCGGCCCTGGAGGGCGCCAAGATCGCCACCATCGAGAGCCTGGGCGGAACCCATCCGCTGCAGCAGGCCTGGGTCCGCCACGACGTGCCCCAGTGCGGCTACTGCCAGTCGGGCCAGATCATGTCGGCCGCCGCCCTGCTGGCCCAGACCAAGGCGCCCAGCGACGAGGACATCGACAACGCCATGAGCGGCAACATCTGTCGCTGCGGCACCTATCAGCGGATCCGCGCCGCCATCAAGGACGCCGCCGGCCTGGCCGCCGCGCCGGTGGTCGCCGCGCCGCCCGCCCAACCCGTGGCCTCCAACGATGTCGACGACGAGATCGCCGCGGCGTCTGGTTCGACCAGCCGGGGGGTGGGTCAATGA
- a CDS encoding xanthine dehydrogenase family protein molybdopterin-binding subunit, whose product MNGPFRKLQPQDGVSRRDVVVGAALVGGALLVGCSPADLMSAGSKVEPGAFGPFIRFDPDGAVTVLSKHIEFGQGNHAGLAAIVAEELDADWSRVKVVHAPANAKLYGNTTAGIQLTGGSSAISNSWEQLRKAGAGARAMFVQAAATRWNVPVGEIAVKDGVVSHAGGKSAGFGELIADAAKIAPPETPTLKDPKTFTLIGTDRVRRKDSLIKSNGTARYTQDVQLPDMLVAVVAHAPRFGGKVKSFNADDARKVAGVVDVHEIPTGVAVVADTTFAARMGREALKIEWDEGKVETRSSATIAQQWRDIAAGKGPADLKWQAFDSKGEAAAASAGKGAQVLEATYDFPYLAHATMEPMNCVAIVDGNKVKLIHGSQAQTLDQMAAAKIVKTLPGSVEIETLYAGGSFGRRANFPSDYVAECVTIAQKVGKGRPVKLVWTREDDMQAGFFRPLVHHAVRVTLDKDGYPATWRHRIVTQSIMKDSPMPSKGPDQTAIEGTSGSPYLKATPIVDAQLALPEGGVPVLWWRSVGATHTAFVMEHTIDQLALKAGKDPVDYRRALYAKAGPEAARHLAALNLAVEKAGPAPTAGFTRGVAVHESFGSVVAQVAEVKLVDGHPRVGRVVTAIDCGVAVSPDQIAAQMEGGTCYGLSAALYGEITLTDGKVDQSNFDTYRVLRMNEAPTVETHIVPSGNPPSGVGEPGTPVIAPAVANALLALSKTPTTRLPFVRAGV is encoded by the coding sequence ATGAACGGGCCGTTCCGGAAACTCCAGCCCCAGGATGGCGTCAGCCGCCGGGACGTGGTGGTCGGCGCGGCCCTCGTGGGCGGAGCCCTGCTGGTCGGCTGTTCGCCGGCCGACCTGATGAGCGCCGGCTCCAAGGTCGAGCCCGGGGCGTTCGGTCCGTTCATCCGGTTCGATCCGGACGGGGCGGTGACCGTGCTGTCCAAGCACATCGAGTTCGGCCAGGGCAATCACGCCGGCCTGGCGGCCATCGTGGCCGAGGAGCTGGACGCCGACTGGAGCCGGGTCAAGGTCGTCCACGCGCCGGCCAACGCCAAGCTCTATGGCAACACCACCGCCGGTATCCAGCTGACCGGCGGCTCCTCGGCGATCTCCAATTCCTGGGAGCAGCTGCGCAAGGCCGGGGCCGGGGCGCGGGCGATGTTCGTGCAGGCGGCGGCCACGCGATGGAACGTCCCGGTCGGCGAAATCGCCGTCAAGGACGGGGTGGTCAGCCACGCCGGCGGCAAGAGCGCCGGGTTCGGCGAGCTGATCGCCGACGCCGCCAAGATCGCCCCGCCCGAGACCCCGACCCTGAAGGATCCCAAGACCTTCACCCTGATCGGCACCGACCGCGTGCGTCGCAAGGACAGCCTGATCAAGAGCAACGGAACCGCCCGCTATACCCAAGACGTCCAGCTGCCCGACATGCTGGTGGCCGTGGTCGCCCACGCGCCGCGCTTCGGCGGCAAGGTGAAGAGCTTCAACGCCGACGACGCCAGGAAGGTGGCCGGGGTGGTCGACGTCCACGAGATCCCGACCGGCGTGGCGGTGGTCGCCGACACCACCTTCGCCGCCCGGATGGGCCGCGAGGCGCTGAAGATCGAGTGGGACGAGGGCAAGGTCGAGACCCGCAGCTCGGCGACGATCGCCCAGCAGTGGCGCGACATCGCCGCCGGCAAGGGTCCCGCCGACCTGAAGTGGCAGGCCTTCGACTCCAAGGGCGAGGCCGCGGCCGCTTCGGCCGGCAAGGGGGCCCAGGTCCTCGAGGCGACCTACGACTTTCCCTACCTGGCCCACGCCACCATGGAGCCGATGAACTGCGTGGCGATCGTCGACGGAAACAAGGTCAAGCTGATCCACGGTTCCCAAGCCCAGACCCTGGACCAGATGGCGGCGGCCAAGATCGTCAAGACGCTGCCTGGGTCGGTCGAGATCGAGACCCTCTACGCCGGCGGCTCGTTCGGCCGGCGGGCCAACTTTCCGTCCGACTACGTGGCCGAGTGCGTGACCATCGCCCAGAAGGTCGGCAAGGGCCGGCCGGTGAAACTGGTCTGGACCCGGGAGGACGACATGCAGGCCGGCTTCTTCCGGCCGCTGGTTCACCACGCCGTGCGCGTGACGCTGGACAAGGACGGCTATCCGGCGACCTGGCGCCATCGGATCGTCACCCAGTCGATCATGAAGGACTCGCCGATGCCCTCGAAGGGCCCCGACCAGACCGCGATCGAGGGAACGTCCGGCTCGCCCTACCTGAAGGCCACCCCGATCGTCGACGCCCAACTGGCCTTGCCCGAGGGCGGGGTTCCGGTGCTGTGGTGGCGATCGGTGGGGGCGACCCACACCGCCTTCGTCATGGAGCACACCATCGACCAGCTGGCGCTGAAGGCCGGCAAGGACCCGGTGGACTATCGCCGCGCCCTGTACGCCAAGGCCGGTCCCGAAGCCGCCCGTCACCTGGCGGCCCTGAACCTGGCGGTCGAGAAGGCCGGTCCCGCGCCGACGGCGGGCTTCACGCGCGGCGTGGCCGTGCACGAAAGCTTCGGCTCGGTCGTGGCCCAGGTCGCCGAGGTCAAGCTGGTCGACGGCCATCCCCGGGTCGGCCGGGTGGTCACGGCGATCGATTGCGGCGTGGCCGTCTCGCCCGACCAGATCGCCGCCCAGATGGAGGGCGGGACCTGCTATGGCCTGTCGGCGGCGCTCTACGGCGAGATCACCCTGACCGACGGCAAGGTCGACCAGAGCAATTTCGACACCTACCGCGTGCTGAGGATGAACGAGGCGCCGACAGTCGAGACCCACATCGTGCCCTCCGGCAATCCGCCCAGCGGGGTCGGCGAACCAGGCACGCCAGTGATCGCTCCGGCGGTGGCCAACGCCCTGTTGGCGCTGTCCAAGACGCCGACGACCCGCCTGCCGTTCGTTCGCGCCGGGGTCTGA
- a CDS encoding nucleotidyltransferase family protein, whose translation MAERKSTRCDAVVLAAGAGRRFAEQSGGRKLLAPFEGRPLVAGALDAAFAAPARRVLLVTDGDAELAKVARDQAQALGRADDLDIVVATDAAEGMGASLRAAARALPTDCDAAFVFLGDMPRVPLGLARDLAQALVPGVDAVAPCFSGRRGHPVLFGKVCFPALRNLGGDLGAREVLAALDERLALVESGDAGVLFDVDRPGDLTR comes from the coding sequence ATGGCGGAAAGAAAAAGCACGCGGTGCGACGCCGTGGTCCTGGCGGCCGGGGCCGGGCGCCGGTTCGCCGAGCAGTCCGGCGGCCGCAAGCTGCTGGCGCCGTTCGAAGGTCGCCCCCTGGTGGCCGGCGCCTTGGATGCGGCGTTCGCGGCCCCCGCGCGACGCGTGCTGCTGGTCACCGACGGCGACGCGGAGCTGGCCAAGGTCGCCCGCGATCAAGCCCAGGCCCTGGGCCGCGCGGACGATCTCGACATCGTCGTGGCGACCGACGCCGCCGAGGGCATGGGCGCTTCTCTCCGGGCGGCCGCTCGCGCCCTGCCGACCGATTGCGACGCGGCCTTCGTTTTTCTCGGCGACATGCCGCGCGTTCCGCTCGGCCTGGCGCGAGACCTGGCCCAGGCCCTGGTCCCGGGCGTCGACGCCGTCGCGCCATGCTTTTCGGGACGGCGCGGCCATCCGGTGCTGTTCGGAAAGGTCTGCTTTCCCGCCCTGCGAAACCTGGGCGGCGACCTCGGCGCCCGCGAGGTGCTGGCCGCCCTGGACGAACGCCTAGCGCTGGTGGAGAGCGGGGACGCCGGTGTCCTGTTCGACGTCGATCGGCCCGGAGACCTCACCCGATAG
- the moaA gene encoding GTP 3',8-cyclase MoaA: MTPYDASPAQAVTRASRPPSRLIDGFGRAVTYLRVSVTDRCDLRCTYCMAEHMTFLPKAEVLSLEELDRLASTFVGLGVRKLRLTGGEPLVRKGIMTLVERLSRHLASGALDELTLTTNGTQLAAHAADLARLGVRRINVSLDTLKPDLFRKLTRGGDLSKVLAGVDAALAAGIQVKINAVALKHDNARELPALIQWAHGLGADMTLIETMPLGEVEVDRTEQYLSLKDVRRDLASFWTLTDLAYATGGPARYVRVEETGGRLGFITPLSHNFCEACNRVRLTCTGTLHTCLGRDDASDLRAVIRDGASDAELERAIFMAIGAKPEGHDFHIDALRPAVARHMSTTGG; this comes from the coding sequence ATGACGCCCTATGACGCCAGCCCCGCGCAAGCGGTTACCCGCGCCTCGCGCCCGCCAAGCCGTCTGATCGACGGTTTCGGCCGCGCGGTGACCTATCTGCGCGTCTCGGTCACCGACCGTTGCGACCTGCGCTGCACCTACTGCATGGCCGAGCACATGACCTTCCTGCCCAAGGCGGAGGTCCTGTCGCTGGAGGAGCTGGACCGCCTGGCTTCGACCTTCGTGGGCCTGGGCGTGCGCAAGCTGCGGCTGACGGGCGGCGAGCCCCTGGTGCGCAAGGGGATCATGACCCTGGTCGAGCGGCTGTCGCGGCATCTGGCCAGCGGGGCCCTGGACGAGCTGACCCTGACCACCAACGGCACCCAGCTGGCCGCTCACGCCGCCGACCTGGCGCGGCTGGGCGTGCGGCGGATCAATGTCTCGCTCGACACCCTTAAGCCCGACCTGTTTCGCAAGCTGACCCGGGGCGGGGACCTGTCCAAGGTGCTGGCGGGGGTCGACGCGGCCCTGGCCGCCGGCATCCAGGTCAAGATCAACGCCGTGGCCCTCAAGCACGACAACGCCCGGGAACTGCCGGCCCTGATCCAATGGGCCCATGGCCTGGGCGCCGACATGACCCTGATCGAGACCATGCCTTTGGGCGAGGTCGAGGTGGATCGCACCGAGCAGTACCTGTCGCTGAAGGACGTCCGGCGCGACCTGGCCTCGTTCTGGACCCTGACGGATCTCGCCTACGCCACCGGCGGCCCGGCCCGCTATGTCCGCGTCGAGGAGACCGGCGGGCGACTGGGCTTCATCACGCCGCTCAGTCACAATTTCTGCGAGGCCTGCAATCGGGTGCGCCTGACCTGCACGGGCACCCTGCACACCTGCCTGGGCCGCGATGACGCCAGCGACCTGCGGGCGGTGATCCGCGACGGGGCCAGCGACGCGGAACTGGAGCGGGCGATCTTCATGGCGATCGGCGCCAAGCCCGAGGGTCACGACTTCCACATCGACGCCCTGCGGCCGGCCGTGGCCCGTCACATGTCGACGACGGGCGGCTGA
- a CDS encoding MoaD/ThiS family protein has protein sequence MARVLLFGRLADLAGWRDRLVEASSLASLRDLLAAGDAALGEALTGPGVQVAVDKVVVRGEASLAAATEVAFLPPMSGG, from the coding sequence GTGGCGCGGGTGCTGCTGTTCGGACGACTGGCCGACCTGGCCGGCTGGCGCGATCGTCTCGTCGAGGCCTCGTCCCTGGCGAGCTTGCGCGACCTGCTGGCGGCCGGCGACGCCGCGCTGGGCGAGGCCCTGACGGGTCCCGGCGTGCAGGTGGCGGTCGACAAGGTCGTGGTCCGGGGCGAGGCCAGCCTGGCCGCCGCCACCGAAGTGGCCTTCCTGCCGCCGATGAGCGGCGGATGA
- a CDS encoding molybdenum cofactor biosynthesis protein MoaE: MITLVAEPFEPGEILTAFCAGRDETGAVASFVGLARAERGQALALELEAYPGFTDTAIAAFADEAKARFELQDYRIVHRIGRIAPGEAIVFVATAAGHRRAAFEACDFLMDYLKSRAPFWKKEHGPDGGRWIEPTAQDRTDAQRWD, translated from the coding sequence ATGATCACCCTCGTCGCCGAACCCTTCGAGCCGGGCGAGATCCTGACCGCCTTCTGCGCCGGCCGTGACGAGACCGGGGCGGTGGCCAGCTTCGTCGGCCTGGCGCGGGCCGAGCGGGGCCAGGCCCTGGCGCTGGAGCTGGAGGCCTATCCCGGCTTCACCGACACCGCGATCGCCGCCTTCGCCGACGAGGCCAAGGCGCGGTTCGAGCTGCAGGACTACCGCATCGTCCACCGCATCGGCCGCATCGCGCCGGGCGAGGCCATCGTCTTCGTGGCCACGGCGGCGGGCCATCGCCGCGCCGCCTTCGAGGCCTGCGATTTCCTGATGGACTACCTCAAGAGCCGCGCGCCCTTCTGGAAGAAGGAGCACGGCCCGGACGGCGGCCGCTGGATCGAGCCGACGGCTCAGGATAGGACCGACGCGCAGCGCTGGGACTAG
- the moaB gene encoding molybdenum cofactor biosynthesis protein B, with translation MSAGLTPGGGIKPELPFKPVRVAILTVSDTRDETTDTSGQLLVDRVKAAGHALAGRAVVRDEIETIRKTVRDWIAGGQVDAIVTTGGTGLTGRDITVEALEPLFDKKIDGFSVVFHLVSYASVGLSTLQSRATAGLIDGVFVFCLPGSNGAVKDGWDKVIAAQLDSRHKPCNMVELMPRLLEQ, from the coding sequence ATGTCGGCAGGTCTAACCCCCGGCGGCGGTATCAAGCCGGAGCTTCCGTTCAAGCCGGTCCGCGTGGCGATCCTGACCGTGTCGGACACCCGCGACGAGACCACCGACACCTCCGGCCAGCTGCTGGTCGACCGCGTGAAGGCCGCCGGGCACGCGCTGGCCGGCCGGGCGGTGGTCCGCGACGAGATCGAGACCATCCGCAAGACCGTCCGCGACTGGATCGCCGGCGGCCAGGTCGACGCCATCGTCACCACCGGCGGCACCGGCCTGACGGGCCGCGACATCACGGTGGAGGCCCTGGAGCCGCTGTTCGACAAGAAGATCGACGGCTTCTCGGTGGTGTTCCACCTGGTCAGCTACGCCTCGGTGGGCCTGTCGACCCTGCAGAGCCGGGCCACGGCCGGCCTGATCGACGGTGTCTTCGTGTTCTGCCTGCCGGGCAGCAACGGGGCGGTCAAGGACGGCTGGGACAAGGTCATCGCGGCCCAGCTCGACAGCCGCCACAAGCCCTGCAACATGGTCGAACTGATGCCCCGACTCCTAGAGCAATAG
- the moaC gene encoding cyclic pyranopterin monophosphate synthase MoaC — MTRLTHIDDQGRARMVDVSDKAETVREAIAVGFVRMRPSTLELAISGTGRKGDVRAVAEIAGVMAAKKTADLIPLCHPLALSKVEVSVEAAEGGLAVMARVKLKGQTGVEMEALTAVSVACLTIYDMLKAAEKGMVIEAVRLAEKTGGKSGDWRAE, encoded by the coding sequence GTGACTCGCCTGACCCACATCGACGACCAGGGCCGCGCCCGCATGGTCGACGTCTCCGACAAGGCCGAGACGGTCCGCGAGGCGATCGCCGTCGGCTTCGTGCGGATGCGGCCCTCGACCCTGGAGCTGGCCATATCGGGAACCGGCCGCAAGGGCGACGTGCGCGCCGTGGCCGAGATCGCGGGCGTCATGGCGGCCAAGAAAACCGCCGACCTGATCCCGCTGTGCCATCCCCTGGCCCTGTCCAAGGTCGAGGTCTCGGTCGAGGCGGCCGAGGGCGGTCTGGCGGTGATGGCTCGGGTCAAGCTGAAGGGCCAGACGGGCGTGGAGATGGAGGCCCTGACCGCCGTTTCGGTGGCCTGCCTGACGATCTATGACATGCTCAAGGCCGCCGAGAAGGGCATGGTCATCGAGGCCGTGCGCCTGGCCGAGAAGACCGGCGGCAAGTCGGGCGACTGGCGGGCGGAGTAG
- a CDS encoding XdhC family protein, translating to MKLPDLALDLAAEAPGDWPLFGLADDMRPALARALMCGPAALATIISLGDGGPRPIGTQMVFGQDAAGAATRAGFLSGGCIEADVEDHARACVADGRPRRLVYGEGSPWPDIRLLCGARIEILVERIAPDDAAARELLALAAARAPAIWISDGERRLCAPLPEFVSAWPQAFSRRFDPPPRLVVFGGDPTALAVASLGAQSGFQTTLVRPKGPTAPPPLAGVAYRRDAVASAAAAIGLDAWTAVAICGHDQDVDHQALLAALPSAAPYVGLLGARRRLGERLDRLRAAGVGERDLQKLRAPIGLDLGGKAPFEVAVAVIGEIMATRHGQPALARRL from the coding sequence ATGAAGCTTCCCGATCTCGCGCTCGACTTGGCCGCCGAAGCCCCTGGCGACTGGCCCCTGTTCGGCCTGGCCGACGACATGCGCCCCGCCCTGGCTCGAGCGCTGATGTGCGGTCCCGCCGCGTTGGCGACGATTATTTCACTCGGCGACGGCGGTCCCCGGCCGATCGGCACCCAGATGGTGTTCGGCCAGGACGCGGCGGGCGCGGCGACGCGCGCGGGCTTCCTGTCGGGCGGCTGCATCGAGGCCGACGTCGAGGATCACGCCCGCGCCTGCGTCGCCGACGGCCGCCCCCGGCGACTGGTCTATGGCGAGGGCAGTCCCTGGCCCGACATCCGCCTGCTGTGCGGGGCCCGGATCGAGATCCTGGTCGAACGCATCGCCCCGGACGATGCGGCGGCCCGCGAACTGCTGGCCCTGGCGGCCGCCCGGGCGCCGGCGATCTGGATCAGCGACGGCGAGCGGCGGCTGTGCGCGCCCCTGCCGGAGTTCGTCTCGGCCTGGCCGCAGGCCTTTTCGCGCCGCTTCGATCCGCCGCCCCGCCTGGTGGTGTTCGGCGGCGACCCGACCGCCCTGGCTGTCGCCAGCCTGGGCGCCCAGTCCGGTTTCCAGACCACCCTGGTCCGCCCCAAGGGCCCGACCGCGCCGCCGCCCCTGGCCGGCGTGGCCTATCGTCGCGACGCGGTCGCCAGCGCGGCGGCGGCGATCGGCCTGGACGCCTGGACGGCGGTGGCGATCTGCGGCCACGACCAGGACGTCGACCACCAGGCCCTGCTGGCCGCCCTGCCCTCGGCCGCGCCCTATGTCGGCCTGCTGGGCGCGCGGCGGCGGTTGGGCGAGCGGCTGGACCGCCTGCGCGCGGCCGGCGTGGGCGAGCGGGACCTGCAAAAGCTGCGCGCCCCGATCGGCCTGGACCTGGGCGGCAAGGCGCCGTTCGAGGTGGCCGTGGCGGTGATCGGCGAGATCATGGCCACCCGGCACGGGCAACCGGCGCTGGCGCGGCGTCTATAA